One genomic segment of Amycolatopsis sp. Hca4 includes these proteins:
- a CDS encoding MerR family transcriptional regulator has protein sequence MLTIGQLAGYVGVTVKTIRVYHAKGLLPEPERDASGYRRYRAADAVELIKIRTLAEAGVPLARIRELRSGGGVAAALRQIDDELGARIEALQATRSRLRRLASGRLSPLPDEVVSFLGRLPGLGFSERWVALQNDLWLLVFATHPEAARRNFLDQAAMADDPGLLSLVLEYDRLHDVDPDDPRVDALALRLVSATRARYGGELPAYEPGSAIPLLVQGAVNASSPAWRRLDALLRERLG, from the coding sequence GTGCTCACCATCGGGCAGCTTGCCGGGTATGTCGGGGTCACCGTCAAGACCATTCGCGTGTACCACGCGAAGGGGCTGCTTCCCGAGCCCGAGCGGGATGCGTCCGGGTATCGGCGGTACCGGGCCGCCGACGCCGTGGAGCTGATCAAGATCCGGACGCTGGCCGAGGCCGGGGTGCCGTTGGCGCGGATCCGGGAGCTGCGGTCGGGGGGTGGGGTCGCGGCGGCGCTCCGGCAGATCGACGACGAGCTCGGTGCGCGGATCGAGGCGCTGCAGGCCACCCGGTCGCGGCTGCGGCGGCTGGCGTCCGGGCGGTTGTCGCCGTTGCCCGATGAGGTGGTGAGCTTCCTCGGCCGGTTGCCTGGGCTCGGGTTCAGTGAACGGTGGGTGGCGCTGCAAAACGATCTGTGGTTGCTGGTGTTCGCCACACATCCGGAGGCTGCGCGGCGGAACTTTCTCGATCAGGCTGCGATGGCTGATGATCCGGGGCTGCTTTCGCTGGTGCTCGAGTATGACCGTTTGCACGATGTCGATCCGGATGATCCGCGGGTGGATGCGCTCGCTTTGCGGCTTGTTTCGGCTACGCGGGCGAGGTATGGGGGTGAGCTGCCTGCTTATGAGCCGGGGTCTGCTATTCCTTTGCTGGTTCAGGGGGCGGTCAATGCGTCTTCGCCCGCTTGGCGGCGGCTTGATGCCTTGTTGCGGGAGCGGCTTGGGTGA